The window ATGCTCGCTGGCGATATGGTTTTGTCGCGCGATATTGAGACCGGCGAACTCTCCTACAAAGCGGTGGTGCGCACGACCACTCGTCCTCCAGGGCCGATCATCCGGATCAAAGCGGGCGACGAATTCATCGAATGCAGCAGCGGGCATCCTTTGTGGGTTTCCGGCAACGGCTGGGTGAAGTCGCGCAATCTGCAGACCGGCATGGTGCTGCATGCGGCCAGCGGCCCGGTGCGTGTGTCGGAGGTGAGCGAAGTAAAAGCCGCGCCGACATTCAATCTGATTGTGGCAGACAACAACACGTACTTCGTCGGCAATCAGAAGGTGCTTTCGCACGACAACACGCTGCGGCGGCCCACCAATGCCATTGTGCCTGGGCTGAAGCCGTAAGTGCAAAACGAATGACTCGAACGGATTCCGAGCAACGAGTTGGTGCGGATGCGACTTTAAAGACGCACCGCACCTCGCCAGAACCGGCGTCGCGACCAGAAAGCTACTGGGAGCTTTCGCGCCGGCCGCTTATGTCGCTGGTGTTCATCGCGCCGATTCTGCTGACGTATGAACTCGGTGTGCTGACGCTCGGTCCCGATTCGTTACGCAACGCAGCCGATGTCTGGGGCCGGCAGTTCTTGCGACTGCTCGGTTTCGGTCAGTATTTTTTGTTGCCGCTGCTCGTCTGCGGCGTGTTGCTCGCGTGGCATCACCTGCGTCACGATCCCTGGACCATTCGCCGCCGCGTGCTGGGCGTGATGTGGCTCGAAGCGCTCACGTTTGGCGTGGCGCTGCTGGTTCTCGCGCGGCTGATGGGGAGATTTTTCGAAGCGAGCGCGCAGGATGTTCTCGCTGCGGTCGCGACGAACACTGAGCGCTCGACGTGGTCGAAGTTCATCGGCTATCTCGGCGCTGGATTTTACGAAGAGCTGCTCTTCCGCTTGATTCTGCTTTCCGGCCTGGCGATTGCGGCGAAACAAGCGGGCCTGAATCGCCGCGGCAGCTTGCTCACCGCCGTCGGCATTTCGAGCGTGCTATTCGCCGCGGTGCATTACCGCTTTGAACTAAGTTTGTTCGGCTGGACGATCGGGCCGCAATATGGCGACACATTCGGCTGGTTCAGTTGTTTATTTCGTATCGCCGCTGGTTTGTTTTTTGGTTGCTTGTTCGTGCTGCGCGGTTTTGGAATCGTGGTTGGCGCGCACGCGATCTACGACATCTTAGTGCTGCTGACGTCGTGATGGAGGCGAACGGAAGTAGCTGAAGTAGAACTGTCAAGAGACATTTCGCGGACGACCGCGAACGTTTAGAAAGTGGCTTTGTGAGGCCGCGAACTCGAACGTATAATGCCACACGTCGCGACTCACACCGAGCCGCGATCCAAGTTGCAGGAAACGCACACCGTGCTCTCCGTAAGACCCAAAGTCGCCGAATTGTCCTTTCAACTTTTCGGCCGCGCGCTCCATCCCGAGCTCTTCAAAGTGTTCGCGACGAAGACCGTCGAACGCGGCGATTATCGCGCGCAGATCGACATCACCAGCGCAGGACACGTCATCACCTGGCGTTACCGGGGACTTACGCTCACCGAAGTGGCCTGCTCGGCGCAGCATCCGCTGCCGGAAAAGCGGCGGCTCCTTTCCTATCGCCTGAAGGGCGAGCGGAACGATCGCGTCGAATGCCGCGGCGGCATTGTCTATCAGATGAACTATCAGCTCGAGCCGGTTGCACCGGAAGTTTTCTGGTCGTTCCAATCCGAGCTCAACGGCGAAACCAAGCACAACGGCTTGCTGCACGTCTTCGATTCCAGCGGCCGCATGGCTTTGGGTGCGGTTAGCTTCATCCACGCCGAAACGCGCAGCCGCAGCCTGATGGTGCAGGCCTTTCACACGTTCCCCGACGACTACGCAATTGTGAAAACGCAAAGCGTCTTCGAACTGCCGTAGTTGTCTGTTACCAATCGCCCCTGCTCCTGCAGCAGGGATTCACCGGCTTTGGCATTACTCCGTCGCCAGCGGCGTATGGTCCAGTTCAGCATGTCGCTTCACATGCTCAAGCACCCGCAGATGGATCCGGTGAATTAAATCGTTCGACCACAGCGTCCAATACGATTGCGGCAGCATGTCGATCTGATACCAGGTGCTCCCCTCGAGTCGAGTTCTGCCATTCGGTAGTTCGATTAGGCGAAACTCGCCGCGGTTGCTTCGCAAGGCGCCTTCGAGGTGCGGTGGATGAACGTGCCGGTAAGGCGTGAGTTCGAACATCGGTTCGGGCTGCTCGACGACATCGAATGCCAGCCGCCGGCCGGGCTCCCAAACGGTGATCGGTTCGACGAACGCGCCAGTCGTGAACTCGCAATGCCGAACCGCGCCGACTCCTTCGCCGACGATGCGGGCTCGCTGCGGACAGGCGATGCCGGCGCGAAAGTACCACTCGGTGGGCGGCGGCAGCTCGGGAAATTCAATGACGTGTCGCCAAACAACGTCAGGCGGCGCGTCGATCTCGACGGCAGAGCGAACTTCGAATTCCGGTGACGGCGCCAGACGCGATTCGATCCAAGCCAGTCCTGGCAGGATCAGCACGACGCACATCAGCTCACGTACTGGCCGGCGCGTGGTATCGGCGATCATTTTTCCGAGTAATCCGCCAAGCAAACCGAGCGGCGCGAGAATCGGCAGCGCCATGGCGATGCAAATCAGTCCTTCGAGTGCAAAGAGGAGCATCGCCAGCGCGCCGCAACATACGGCAGCGAGGCCGATTCCGATCGAGGGCCAATAGCCGCGCGGCTGACGCTGGTTGAACAAGAACGCGGCCAACATGCCCATCAGCAGCGGCGTGCCGATGAAGAGCGATCCGCCATAAGAAGCGAGGCCGTAAGCGCTGATCGCCAGCATGCTGCCGCCGGCGATCAGGCTGGCCGCGAGCGCGATTACTGCATCCTTGGCCTGGCCTGTTTGATTCTCCGCCTCGCGTGTCGGCTTCCATTCGGCCAGCTTTGAGTGCGGCACGAAACACATCACCACCATCCAGACCAGGTTCACCAGCGGCAGGATCACCGTCAGGCCGAACCACGGTGAAAGATGAGCATCGGCTGCGCGGCGGACGCTCATCGAAATGGCGATCCACAAAAACGGCAATGACCAGGCGAACAAAAACCAACCAACCCATGGCGGGCTGCCCACCAGCAGTTGCGTGCGCATGCTCAGGACTGGATTCAGAAAGTCATGCGGCAGGAAAACGTGGCCGACCATGATCCAGATCAGTGCTGCTTCGACGACGTACTTGAAGATCGCCAGCCCAAAGCCGGAAACAGCGTACGCGGCTTGTCCGACGGGTTCGCGAACGCCAAACCAGAGACGCAGCGGGTAAATCATGAGGGCCATTCCGAGGAGAGCGAGGTTTCGAGAGCTGAAACCGCAGCCATTCCTAACAGATCACTGGCGGAAAATAAATTGTTAAACGGAGACTCCGGCTACGGTTCCTTTTCTATGAATGCTCCTGCCGCCACCATCGCTGCCCCGCAAATCCGCTACACCGTCAGCGATTTGCTCAAGTACACGACCGTTTGCGGAGTACTGTTGGCCGCGCATCCGCTAACCGGCGTAGGCGCGGCAGTTTTACTGATTGCGATGGCGCTCGCGCTGGGAGCGCGGGTGGGGTTGCTGGCGGCGGCGCTACTGATGGCCGCTTTTCTCGCGGCCGCGAGCGCGGATGGCTCGCGAGAGTTTTGCACGCTGCTGCTCGGGTGCAGCGTGCTGGGGTGGTATCGATTCGAGCGTTGGCGGACCGATCTTAAGACTTCAGAAACGACCGAATCGCCGCGTTGAACTCGGCGGGCTTCTCGAGCGGCGACATGTGACCGGCGCCGGCGATGTTCACGAACTTGCCGCCAGGAATGGCTTCGGCGATACCTTTCATTTCTGCAGCCGGGGCGATGGCGTCTTCCTCGCCGCAGATGATGAGCGTGGGGATATCGATCTTGGGCAGCTCACTGGTGAAATCGGGCCGTGCTGCCATTCCGCGGAGCGCGGCAGCCACCCCCGCCGGCGGCGAGGCCAGCATTACGGCTTCGGTGGCTTTGACGAAAGCGGCACCGCGTTCGATTTCCCGCGCCGGGAACAATTTGGGCAACATGGCATCGGCAACGACTTTGGTACCTTCTTTCTCCACTTTGTCAGCTGTCTCCTTGCGCCCCGCTGCCGCTTTTTCAGCGTCGGCTACAGCCCGCGAATCGGCGACAATCAGGGCCGCGAGCTTTGCGCGGTGGCGAGCTACGAACTGCCAAGCGATATAGCCACCCATCGACAGCCCGCAGAAGATCACTGGCTCTTTCACGTCGAGCGCCGTGAGCAGTTCGGCCAGGTCATCGGCATAGCGCTGCATCGTCACGGTGCCGGTGGTGACTTCGCTCAGGCCCAGGCCGCGCAGGTCGGGCGCGATCACGCGGAAATCGCTCGACAGCTCACTGATCTGCCCCGCCCACATCGAGTGATCGAGCGGAAAGCCATGCACCAAGAGCAGCGGCCGACCTTTCCCTTGTTCGATGACATTCAAATGGGTGTCGGCGACGGCGACTTTTTTGCCAGCAGGAGGATTACTCATGATTTCACTTGCTCGGGGATTCGACACTATGACAGAAATTTGGCCACCCACTGCACAAACAGCGTGAGAAGCAGCCCGGCAAACATGCCGTAAGCGACATTGCCGAGATTCCAGGATGGCAAGCCACGCCTGATACGCAAGAGCTGCGCCGCGCGGTAAGGAATCTGAAAAACCACCACCGGAAAGAAGAGAGCGCCGGCAGGATTGTAGAGCCAAGAGCGCAGCAACCGCCCATGAGCGAACGCGATGAAGCTGCGGGTCAAACCGCAGCCGGGACAATCGATGCCCGTGCCAGCACGAAAGTAGCACAACTCCGGCAGCGACACGGCCAGCCCCGGAAGTCGAACTTCCTTAGCCTCGTGAATAGTCATCGTGGCAGCGAGCGCGACTACGGCAGCTGACGATATCAGCAGAAAAACATGCAGCTGCAGGTCTCGCCGCTGTTTGGCTTCGAAGGTGTCGTAAGGAATCGGCGCAACAACGAATTCTGCTGCGGCAATTTCAGACTCAGGAACGGCAGCGCTCATCGGTTACGGTTTGGCTGCTTTGGAATCGGCCAGCGCTTTTTCAAAGAACGTGAGTTGCCGGCGAATCTGGCCGGAGTGGGGCTGCAGCTTCACCGCGTTGGTCTGAGTCTTGACGGCATTCTCCAAATCACCCTTGGCGTAGTAGCAGCGCCCGAGCGTATCCCAGTAGCCGCCTTCCTCGGTGCGGATCTCGACCGATCGCAGGCTCCACTTGAGTGACTCGTCGAAGTCGCCGCGAGTGTTGCTCACCAACCACGCGTACTGATTGCAGGCGATGGCCAGTTGATAGTTAAAGCTGGCCCGCTCTTGCTCATCGGTGGCTTCTTCGACTGCTTCGCGGCATTCGTTCACTTCCTCACGGAACTTGGCCGCGGTGTCGTCGATTTGTTGATTGATCTCGGTGCGCTCATCAGCGTTCAGATTCGTCAACCGGAACCGGGCAATCAGCACATCGGCGTCGCTCGGATCGGCAGCCAGCGCCTCGCCGAGCGATTTCTTTTCCTTGACGATGTCTTTCTGCTGGTT is drawn from Anatilimnocola floriformis and contains these coding sequences:
- a CDS encoding DUF2617 family protein yields the protein MSFQLFGRALHPELFKVFATKTVERGDYRAQIDITSAGHVITWRYRGLTLTEVACSAQHPLPEKRRLLSYRLKGERNDRVECRGGIVYQMNYQLEPVAPEVFWSFQSELNGETKHNGLLHVFDSSGRMALGAVSFIHAETRSRSLMVQAFHTFPDDYAIVKTQSVFELP
- a CDS encoding DUF2752 domain-containing protein yields the protein MSAAVPESEIAAAEFVVAPIPYDTFEAKQRRDLQLHVFLLISSAAVVALAATMTIHEAKEVRLPGLAVSLPELCYFRAGTGIDCPGCGLTRSFIAFAHGRLLRSWLYNPAGALFFPVVVFQIPYRAAQLLRIRRGLPSWNLGNVAYGMFAGLLLTLFVQWVAKFLS
- a CDS encoding alpha/beta fold hydrolase; the encoded protein is MSNPPAGKKVAVADTHLNVIEQGKGRPLLLVHGFPLDHSMWAGQISELSSDFRVIAPDLRGLGLSEVTTGTVTMQRYADDLAELLTALDVKEPVIFCGLSMGGYIAWQFVARHRAKLAALIVADSRAVADAEKAAAGRKETADKVEKEGTKVVADAMLPKLFPAREIERGAAFVKATEAVMLASPPAGVAAALRGMAARPDFTSELPKIDIPTLIICGEEDAIAPAAEMKGIAEAIPGGKFVNIAGAGHMSPLEKPAEFNAAIRSFLKS
- a CDS encoding SRPBCC family protein, with the translated sequence MIYPLRLWFGVREPVGQAAYAVSGFGLAIFKYVVEAALIWIMVGHVFLPHDFLNPVLSMRTQLLVGSPPWVGWFLFAWSLPFLWIAISMSVRRAADAHLSPWFGLTVILPLVNLVWMVVMCFVPHSKLAEWKPTREAENQTGQAKDAVIALAASLIAGGSMLAISAYGLASYGGSLFIGTPLLMGMLAAFLFNQRQPRGYWPSIGIGLAAVCCGALAMLLFALEGLICIAMALPILAPLGLLGGLLGKMIADTTRRPVRELMCVVLILPGLAWIESRLAPSPEFEVRSAVEIDAPPDVVWRHVIEFPELPPPTEWYFRAGIACPQRARIVGEGVGAVRHCEFTTGAFVEPITVWEPGRRLAFDVVEQPEPMFELTPYRHVHPPHLEGALRSNRGEFRLIELPNGRTRLEGSTWYQIDMLPQSYWTLWSNDLIHRIHLRVLEHVKRHAELDHTPLATE
- a CDS encoding CPBP family intramembrane glutamic endopeptidase, translating into MSLVFIAPILLTYELGVLTLGPDSLRNAADVWGRQFLRLLGFGQYFLLPLLVCGVLLAWHHLRHDPWTIRRRVLGVMWLEALTFGVALLVLARLMGRFFEASAQDVLAAVATNTERSTWSKFIGYLGAGFYEELLFRLILLSGLAIAAKQAGLNRRGSLLTAVGISSVLFAAVHYRFELSLFGWTIGPQYGDTFGWFSCLFRIAAGLFFGCLFVLRGFGIVVGAHAIYDILVLLTS